One stretch of Chryseobacterium indologenes DNA includes these proteins:
- a CDS encoding SixA phosphatase family protein, whose protein sequence is MKRLILVRHAKSDWPEETDDFDRPLADKGLEDAMNMSRFLKNNNISIDYFVSSPAVRALNTCKIFNQAYQLDCTTNEKLYNPSERNFESVIYDLDDNLNSVALFSHNNGISNFANSISEDIFHFPTCGVAGFEVDCESWSEFDGARKKLLFFYEPGKI, encoded by the coding sequence ATGAAGAGACTCATCCTCGTAAGACATGCGAAAAGCGACTGGCCGGAAGAAACGGATGATTTTGACAGACCTTTGGCAGACAAAGGTTTGGAAGATGCTATGAACATGTCCAGATTCCTTAAAAACAATAATATTTCTATTGATTATTTTGTATCAAGTCCGGCAGTGCGTGCTTTGAATACCTGTAAAATTTTCAATCAGGCTTATCAGCTGGATTGTACTACAAATGAAAAATTATACAATCCTTCGGAAAGAAATTTTGAATCTGTAATTTATGATCTGGATGACAATCTGAATTCGGTTGCCCTTTTCTCTCATAATAATGGAATTTCCAATTTTGCCAATTCCATTTCGGAAGATATTTTTCATTTTCCTACCTGTGGAGTAGCCGGTTTTGAAGTAGACTGTGAGTCCTGGTCCGAATTTGACGGTGCCAGAAAGAAACTTCTGTTCTTTTATGAGCCAGGGAAAATATAA
- a CDS encoding DUF5606 family protein — protein MLLEKIISISGKPGLYKLVSQLRNGFIIEDVTNKKKVSIGNSSQVSLLDNIAMFTFDKEVPLFEVFENVAKNNDYKETISHKSSDADLKDFMLASLPNYDTERVYASDIKKLAQWYNILQKAGYITPESFVKAEPETLDGEPAEEVSLDIDAKKSAPKAEKPAAPKVKATSAAKSAPKSTHTKKG, from the coding sequence ATGCTGTTAGAAAAAATAATTTCAATTTCTGGAAAACCAGGACTTTACAAATTAGTTTCTCAATTAAGAAACGGATTCATTATTGAAGATGTTACCAATAAGAAAAAAGTAAGCATTGGAAACTCTAGCCAAGTAAGCTTATTAGATAATATTGCAATGTTTACATTTGATAAAGAAGTTCCTTTGTTTGAAGTTTTTGAAAATGTAGCTAAAAATAACGATTATAAAGAGACAATTTCTCACAAATCTTCAGATGCAGATTTGAAAGACTTTATGCTAGCTTCTCTTCCTAACTACGATACTGAAAGAGTATATGCTTCTGATATCAAGAAGTTAGCTCAGTGGTATAACATCCTTCAGAAAGCTGGATATATTACTCCTGAAAGTTTTGTAAAGGCTGAGCCTGAAACTTTAGATGGTGAGCCTGCAGAAGAAGTAAGCTTAGATATTGATGCTAAAAAATCAGCTCCAAAAGCAGAAAAGCCGGCAGCTCCAAAAGTAAAAGCTACTTCAGCTGCAAAATCAGCTCCAAAAAGCACACATACTAAGAAAGGATAA
- a CDS encoding metallophosphoesterase, which translates to MNLSFKTHLKNTSIVLRTVMSAGVMYSCATYNVQKGKNLFEVKDSEIKSENDFKLFLIGDAGNADEPQAQKTLNLLKNKLDSADSNSMLIFLGDNIYPNGMPKESDKGYALAKQKLEEQLSITKNFKGKTLVIPGNHDWYSGLSGLNAQESLVKKYFDDKKAFLPKNGCPIDDINITKDIKLIAIDTEWVITNWDNYPGINKGCTIKTREDFYTEFKDLIIKNQGKRIIIALHHPIISSGTHAGFHSVKSHLFPLKSKIPVPGVASAINILRSSSGISPADINNQHYAELANRLKSIVQDKENVIFVSGHDHNLQYHEEGNIRQIISGAGSKINPSTITEKTDFSYGGTGFAVLNIRKDQSTDVEFFSTKDSNLQKLSQISVISKPDVFVNNFPNTFPATIPSTIYPVQLTQKGGVYRWLWGEHYRKYYGMSIEAPTANLSELNGGYTPFREGGGNQSNSLRLKANNGQEFVMRGVKKSAIRFLNNMAFTRSTFGEELTNSFPEKFLLDFYTTNHPFTPFTIGNMSEKLNIFHSNPKLYYIPKQQALGKYNQNYGDEMYMIEERFSSDPKTLAYLNNAKDIVSTDDVLKNLTKNYKYSVDKESYIRARLFDMLIGDWDRHSDQWKWAEYEDGNKIIYKPIPKDRDQAFSKYDGAAFKIIMNVPAIRHMKTFTEDISSVKWLAMEPYPMDLVFLKGSTQEEWEAQAKYIQEHLTDADIDDAFHNLPKEVQDETIADIQRKLKIRKTKLQKYASEYYNVLQEKVPLAGTIGPDKFVITKNGHSVLVQQYKLGKNKDKNELVFEKTYHDSKTKELWVYGLEDDDVYEVVGTGRPKMNIRLIGGYNHDVYNVTDGRKVKIYDFESQKNTYNAGNATKNIADDYEINTYNYKHPKYNAFAGYPNVDYNPDDGVIIGVLANYTVNNFIRDPFTQKHSLKANFYTATAGFSLIYKGIFKKAISGWDFNIDAAYTTPRFSQNFFGLSNDSPYDKENTEREYNRARISKFNVAPSISQKGWMNFNHQFQLTFEDNKVQRKDGRFINTSPDVRPEVFDSQQFLGANYTFSYKNADNPAFPTLGMELMLNADWKATFANFNRNFLTVKGRFAIDHRIDKKGIFVFANASNAMWINNDNFEFYQAAAIGGNNGMRAFRNERFSGRSYFTNNSEIRWDFGRIRNNIVPANLGILVGYDIGRVWNDGEYSRKWHQSVGAGVWLSIVEMMSARLNYFYGSDGGRISAGIGMRF; encoded by the coding sequence ATGAATTTATCCTTTAAAACTCATCTAAAAAATACTTCTATTGTTCTGAGAACAGTAATGTCCGCCGGAGTCATGTATTCCTGCGCAACATATAACGTACAAAAAGGAAAAAACTTATTTGAAGTAAAAGATTCTGAGATAAAATCTGAAAATGATTTTAAACTTTTCTTGATTGGAGATGCCGGAAATGCAGATGAACCTCAGGCACAGAAAACACTCAATTTACTTAAAAACAAACTTGATTCTGCAGACAGTAATTCAATGCTGATCTTCCTTGGAGATAATATCTATCCTAATGGGATGCCTAAAGAATCGGATAAAGGCTATGCTTTAGCAAAACAAAAACTGGAAGAACAGCTTTCCATCACTAAAAATTTTAAAGGAAAAACCTTGGTCATCCCTGGAAATCATGACTGGTACAGTGGTTTAAGCGGATTAAATGCTCAGGAATCATTGGTAAAAAAATATTTTGATGATAAAAAAGCCTTTCTACCTAAAAACGGATGTCCTATTGATGATATCAACATTACCAAAGATATTAAGCTGATCGCCATTGATACGGAATGGGTTATTACAAACTGGGATAACTATCCTGGAATTAATAAAGGCTGTACCATCAAAACCCGTGAAGATTTCTATACGGAATTTAAAGATCTTATCATCAAAAACCAGGGTAAAAGAATCATTATAGCCTTACATCATCCGATTATCAGCAGCGGAACTCATGCAGGGTTTCATTCAGTAAAATCACACCTTTTTCCTCTTAAAAGTAAAATACCGGTTCCCGGAGTTGCCAGTGCCATCAATATACTCAGAAGCTCTTCAGGGATAAGTCCTGCTGACATTAACAATCAACATTACGCAGAACTGGCCAACAGACTGAAAAGTATTGTTCAGGATAAAGAAAATGTGATCTTTGTTTCCGGACATGATCATAACCTACAATATCATGAAGAAGGAAACATAAGACAGATCATCAGTGGTGCAGGCTCTAAAATAAATCCTTCCACTATTACTGAAAAAACAGACTTTTCCTATGGAGGAACTGGTTTTGCTGTCCTTAATATCAGAAAAGATCAGAGTACTGATGTGGAGTTTTTTTCGACAAAAGATTCAAATCTGCAGAAGCTGTCACAAATATCTGTCATATCCAAACCCGATGTATTTGTAAATAACTTTCCCAATACATTTCCAGCTACAATCCCCTCCACCATCTACCCGGTACAGCTTACCCAGAAAGGAGGTGTCTACCGATGGCTTTGGGGAGAACATTACAGAAAATACTACGGGATGTCTATTGAAGCTCCTACAGCTAATCTTTCAGAGCTGAACGGCGGTTATACTCCTTTCAGAGAAGGAGGTGGAAACCAGTCCAACAGTTTAAGGCTGAAAGCGAATAACGGACAGGAATTTGTCATGCGTGGCGTGAAAAAAAGCGCGATCCGATTCCTCAACAATATGGCTTTCACAAGAAGTACTTTCGGAGAAGAACTTACCAATAGCTTTCCGGAAAAATTTCTGTTGGATTTTTATACAACTAACCATCCTTTCACTCCGTTTACCATAGGAAATATGTCAGAAAAACTGAATATTTTCCATAGCAACCCTAAGTTATACTATATTCCCAAACAACAGGCTTTAGGGAAATATAATCAAAATTATGGGGATGAAATGTATATGATTGAAGAACGTTTTTCCTCAGATCCTAAAACACTGGCTTATCTAAATAATGCAAAAGATATTGTTTCCACGGATGATGTTTTGAAAAATTTAACCAAAAATTACAAATATTCCGTAGATAAAGAGTCTTACATCAGAGCAAGACTATTTGATATGCTGATTGGTGACTGGGATAGGCATTCAGATCAATGGAAATGGGCAGAATATGAAGATGGAAATAAAATTATTTATAAACCGATTCCGAAAGACAGGGACCAGGCTTTCAGTAAATATGACGGCGCAGCTTTTAAAATTATTATGAATGTTCCGGCCATCCGCCACATGAAAACCTTCACGGAAGATATCAGCAGTGTGAAATGGCTGGCTATGGAGCCTTACCCAATGGATCTTGTCTTTTTAAAAGGATCTACTCAGGAAGAATGGGAAGCACAGGCAAAATATATTCAGGAACATTTAACAGATGCTGATATTGATGATGCATTTCATAATCTTCCCAAAGAAGTTCAGGATGAGACCATCGCTGACATCCAAAGAAAACTGAAAATAAGAAAAACAAAATTACAGAAATACGCATCCGAATACTACAATGTTCTGCAGGAAAAAGTTCCTTTAGCCGGAACGATAGGTCCTGACAAATTTGTAATTACCAAGAATGGACATTCTGTTCTTGTACAACAATATAAATTAGGCAAAAACAAAGATAAAAACGAACTGGTTTTTGAAAAAACGTATCATGATTCTAAGACAAAAGAACTTTGGGTTTATGGACTGGAAGATGATGACGTTTATGAAGTAGTGGGTACCGGGCGCCCCAAAATGAATATCAGGCTAATCGGTGGTTATAACCATGATGTATATAATGTGACAGACGGAAGGAAAGTAAAAATCTACGACTTTGAGTCTCAAAAGAACACCTACAATGCAGGAAATGCCACCAAAAACATTGCAGATGATTATGAAATAAACACCTATAATTACAAACACCCGAAATACAATGCATTTGCAGGATATCCGAATGTTGATTATAACCCTGATGACGGGGTTATCATCGGTGTTTTGGCCAATTATACCGTGAATAATTTTATCCGTGATCCTTTTACCCAAAAGCATAGTTTAAAAGCTAATTTTTATACTGCTACCGCAGGATTCAGCCTTATTTATAAAGGCATTTTCAAGAAAGCCATCTCAGGATGGGATTTTAACATTGATGCGGCTTATACTACTCCGAGATTCTCCCAGAATTTCTTTGGACTTTCTAATGACAGCCCTTATGATAAAGAAAATACGGAAAGAGAATACAACAGAGCAAGAATTTCTAAATTTAATGTTGCACCTTCCATCTCACAGAAAGGCTGGATGAATTTTAACCATCAGTTCCAACTTACTTTTGAAGATAATAAAGTACAGAGAAAAGACGGACGTTTTATCAATACTTCCCCGGATGTAAGGCCGGAAGTTTTTGACAGCCAACAGTTCTTAGGAGCGAATTATACATTCAGCTATAAAAATGCAGATAATCCTGCTTTTCCAACCCTGGGAATGGAGCTGATGCTGAATGCCGACTGGAAAGCTACGTTTGCCAATTTTAACAGAAACTTCCTTACTGTAAAAGGTAGATTCGCCATTGATCACAGAATTGATAAAAAAGGAATTTTCGTATTTGCCAATGCCAGCAATGCCATGTGGATCAACAATGATAATTTTGAATTCTATCAGGCGGCTGCTATTGGAGGGAATAACGGAATGAGAGCATTCAGGAATGAAAGATTCTCCGGAAGATCCTATTTTACCAATAATTCGGAGATCCGTTGGGATTTTGGAAGGATCAGAAACAATATCGTTCCTGCTAATCTGGGAATTCTCGTAGGCTATGATATCGGCCGTGTATGGAATGACGGTGAATATTCCAGAAAATGGCATCAGTCTGTAGGAGCAGGAGTTTGGTTAAGCATTGTAGAAATGATGTCTGCCAGACTCAATTATTTCTATGGCTCAGATGGCGGACGAATTTCTGCCGGAATAGGAATGAGATTTTAA
- a CDS encoding Pycsar system effector family protein gives MSILDKAKNYVEILFKDKLSSVYFYHNFIHTAYTVNKAEEIMKHTPVSEEDQEKVLVALWFHDTGYIECAMNHEERGVEIMKNFLHQENYPESYIADVEKLILATKITYVPQNLLEKIVKDADFSHFAGHDYNDISDALRKEWELTNVRCFSNEEWNAGNLDMLKNKHTFYTDYAKENWEPLKKKNIKKIEKKLGKEEEKKENTDSKSENKKDKEKSDRSVDTLFRVTLNNHTRLSDIADSKANILLSVNAIIISVCLSVLVPKLDAPKNSHLILPSFILLLSSVLTIIFAILSTKPNVTKTPFTSQDIANRKVNLLFFGNFQQMLFDDYHNAMKDLIKDRDYIYDSMVKDLYYLGKVLDRKYKLLSITYKIFMAGIIISVLSFGFAFLSL, from the coding sequence ATGAGCATTCTAGACAAAGCTAAAAATTATGTTGAAATCTTATTCAAAGATAAGTTATCTTCAGTATATTTTTATCATAATTTTATTCATACTGCCTATACGGTCAATAAGGCTGAGGAGATTATGAAGCACACCCCTGTTTCTGAAGAAGATCAGGAAAAGGTACTTGTAGCCCTATGGTTTCACGACACCGGATATATAGAATGTGCCATGAACCATGAAGAAAGGGGAGTGGAGATCATGAAAAATTTTCTTCATCAGGAAAATTATCCGGAAAGCTATATCGCGGATGTGGAAAAATTGATCTTAGCAACTAAAATTACCTATGTTCCTCAGAACTTGCTGGAGAAAATTGTAAAAGATGCTGACTTCAGTCATTTTGCAGGTCATGACTATAATGATATTTCTGACGCTTTAAGAAAAGAATGGGAACTTACCAATGTAAGATGTTTCTCCAATGAAGAATGGAATGCCGGAAATCTTGATATGCTTAAAAACAAGCATACTTTCTATACCGATTATGCCAAAGAAAACTGGGAGCCTTTAAAAAAGAAAAATATCAAGAAGATCGAAAAGAAATTGGGAAAAGAAGAAGAGAAAAAAGAGAATACCGATAGTAAATCTGAAAATAAAAAGGACAAAGAAAAATCAGACAGAAGTGTGGATACGCTGTTCAGGGTAACTCTTAACAACCATACAAGATTGAGTGACATAGCAGACAGTAAAGCGAATATCCTGCTATCTGTAAATGCAATTATTATTTCTGTGTGTCTTTCGGTATTGGTACCGAAGCTGGACGCCCCTAAAAATTCTCACCTGATACTTCCGAGCTTTATCCTGCTGCTGTCCAGTGTTCTGACCATCATATTTGCGATTTTGTCTACAAAACCGAATGTAACAAAAACTCCATTTACGTCTCAGGATATTGCTAACAGAAAAGTCAATTTGCTGTTCTTTGGAAATTTCCAACAGATGTTGTTTGATGATTATCATAATGCGATGAAAGATCTTATCAAAGACAGGGATTATATTTATGACTCTATGGTGAAAGACCTGTATTATCTGGGTAAGGTGCTTGATAGGAAATATAAACTTTTATCCATTACCTATAAGATATTTATGGCTGGAATTATTATTTCTGTGCTATCATTTGGATTTGCTTTTCTTAGTCTTTAA
- a CDS encoding ankyrin repeat domain-containing protein: MIKNVVAVLAIISLVNCSPKEKTHPQPKSEKVIVKDTTAKPQQVVETSSQEQEDHLKYNQLGLAVKAGNIEEVGKLLKNGADINNAAEDEYYAYGALYIAINTKNEAMVKFLIENKADLNTQINEEGYSLLVAAINSGNANIVNLLIQSGTRVETFTDPEGNKKFIPILEAAQSNQPEVVKLLLEKGADPNETSFEGFSAYKYAQQNNKSIFNLFKK, translated from the coding sequence ATGATAAAAAATGTAGTTGCTGTATTAGCCATAATTTCATTAGTAAATTGTTCTCCTAAAGAAAAAACACATCCGCAGCCAAAATCAGAAAAAGTAATTGTAAAAGATACAACAGCAAAACCTCAGCAAGTTGTTGAAACTTCTTCTCAGGAACAGGAGGATCACTTAAAGTATAATCAATTGGGACTGGCTGTAAAAGCCGGAAACATTGAAGAAGTTGGAAAGCTATTGAAAAATGGTGCTGATATTAATAATGCTGCTGAAGATGAATACTATGCTTACGGAGCCTTGTATATTGCCATCAATACAAAAAATGAGGCAATGGTGAAATTCCTTATAGAGAACAAGGCAGATCTCAATACCCAGATCAATGAAGAAGGTTACTCTCTGCTTGTGGCAGCTATCAATTCCGGAAATGCTAATATTGTGAATCTATTGATACAATCCGGAACAAGAGTAGAAACATTTACTGATCCCGAAGGAAATAAAAAGTTTATCCCTATTCTGGAAGCCGCTCAAAGCAATCAACCTGAAGTGGTTAAATTATTGCTTGAAAAAGGCGCTGATCCGAACGAAACCTCTTTTGAGGGATTTTCAGCCTATAAATATGCCCAACAGAATAATAAAAGTATCTTCAACTTATTTAAAAAATAG
- the def gene encoding peptide deformylase, whose amino-acid sequence MILPIRAFGDPVLRKVGKDIEKDYPGLQELIDNMFETMYSANGIGLAAPQIGLDIRLFVIDVTPLAEDEDYEDIKDELAEFRKVFINARILEESGEEWKFNEGCLSIPDVREDVKRKGTIVIEYYDENFVKHTETFSDIRARVIQHEYDHIEGILFTDHLSALKKKLVKGKLSKISQGDVSIGYKMRFPK is encoded by the coding sequence ATGATATTACCGATAAGAGCTTTTGGGGATCCTGTTTTGAGAAAAGTGGGAAAAGATATAGAAAAAGATTACCCCGGATTACAGGAACTGATAGATAATATGTTTGAAACGATGTACAGCGCAAACGGAATTGGTCTTGCAGCGCCTCAGATCGGTTTGGATATCCGTTTGTTTGTAATAGATGTTACTCCTCTTGCGGAAGATGAGGATTATGAAGATATTAAGGACGAGCTGGCAGAATTCAGAAAAGTATTTATCAATGCCAGAATTCTTGAAGAATCCGGTGAAGAATGGAAATTCAATGAAGGTTGTCTGTCTATTCCGGATGTAAGAGAAGATGTAAAAAGAAAGGGCACAATCGTTATTGAATATTATGACGAAAATTTTGTAAAACATACAGAAACTTTTTCCGATATTAGAGCCCGCGTAATTCAGCATGAATACGACCACATTGAAGGAATTTTGTTTACTGATCACTTAAGCGCCTTGAAGAAGAAGCTGGTCAAAGGAAAACTGTCAAAAATTTCGCAGGGAGACGTAAGCATTGGTTACAAAATGAGATTTCCAAAGTAA
- a CDS encoding GAF domain-containing protein — MANLYKKDSPFQVYISFKKYLDVLEHIRYNDRLEYRANYAESLIERTRNFKELKEGFQDISILEKNEDLIRSLLADLFPTGLTRNEIKAASIPLSNITFNYTERFQDILKDAGKDFEIELRNISDNEFYVFCCCLILQSYFKKDIRSTIPFYYDIPNKLGIMKHYKITVNSDFTEIYPTEEAKIPSDEIMDMLLENLDDFKLWKKYFPSQSWILKGFTIISLVDCTSEVALSDLKSSMIEIDPENLNPNENLTEIFKSYFDVPELSFGLMTFNKKEQKLDKLPIYESLLTNHILDFWINTFDEETRKTTFNNLSHNSKSIVVSNVDNLDESVRQLPSFNILKDNNVNSFMVIPIMKDNELLAIMEFTSPIAGSFNGLKLKKLEFFTDMVLFSLSRFYFEKNYQIEAIIQREYTTIHDSVVWKFRNEAEKYFTASLGKKIHTLKEISFKNLTPLFGVSDIRSSSEKRFNLMLKDLNDQIEWLNTIFALTNSDSEKFLLALDVFENELNNEIKADTEQRFQRLLREEIHPFLQGKLEVRTPRPVKAKIQDYFSQLLAQTDLFYSHRKNLDDSITLVNRKLADMLDESQIKAQEIFPHYYERFKSDGVEHNLYIGQSISPDLHYTSKVVHKLRYWQLKTICKMELDFQSFKEDLPIPLDIASLIFVYNEKIDIRFRMDEKRFDVDGAYNSYYEIIKKRLDKAHVKDSSERITAPGKITIVYFGMENQKEYLEYVTKLQKKGILEHDVEFLKVEDLQGITGLLALRVSITQR; from the coding sequence TTGGCTAATCTTTACAAAAAAGACTCCCCTTTTCAGGTTTATATCTCGTTCAAAAAATATTTGGATGTACTGGAACACATCCGGTATAATGACCGCCTGGAATACAGGGCCAACTATGCTGAATCCCTGATTGAAAGAACAAGGAATTTTAAAGAGTTGAAAGAAGGTTTTCAGGATATAAGTATTCTGGAAAAAAATGAGGACCTCATCAGATCTCTGCTCGCTGATCTTTTCCCAACCGGGCTTACCCGAAATGAAATAAAAGCAGCAAGTATTCCCCTTTCCAATATCACTTTCAACTATACTGAGAGATTTCAAGATATTCTTAAAGATGCAGGAAAAGATTTTGAAATTGAGCTGAGAAATATTAGTGACAATGAATTTTATGTGTTCTGCTGTTGTCTGATTCTTCAGAGCTATTTTAAAAAAGATATCAGAAGTACTATCCCATTCTATTATGATATCCCAAACAAACTGGGAATCATGAAACATTATAAGATAACGGTAAATTCAGATTTTACAGAAATTTATCCTACGGAGGAGGCAAAAATTCCTTCCGATGAAATCATGGATATGCTGTTGGAAAACCTGGATGATTTTAAATTGTGGAAAAAATATTTCCCATCACAGTCCTGGATACTGAAAGGTTTTACCATTATCTCGCTGGTAGACTGCACCTCTGAAGTAGCGCTTTCTGATCTTAAATCAAGCATGATCGAAATTGATCCTGAAAATTTAAATCCGAATGAGAACCTGACCGAAATTTTCAAATCCTATTTTGATGTCCCGGAACTCAGCTTCGGACTGATGACCTTTAATAAAAAAGAGCAGAAACTTGATAAACTCCCTATTTATGAAAGCCTGCTCACCAATCATATTCTGGATTTCTGGATCAATACATTTGACGAAGAAACCCGTAAAACTACTTTTAACAACTTAAGCCATAATTCGAAATCAATTGTTGTTTCCAATGTGGATAACCTGGATGAAAGTGTCAGACAGCTTCCGTCATTCAATATCTTAAAGGATAATAATGTCAACAGCTTCATGGTAATTCCTATCATGAAAGATAATGAACTCCTAGCTATTATGGAGTTTACCTCTCCTATTGCCGGCAGTTTCAATGGTCTGAAGCTCAAAAAACTTGAGTTTTTTACCGATATGGTCCTGTTCTCTCTCAGCAGATTCTATTTTGAAAAAAATTATCAGATAGAAGCTATCATACAAAGGGAATATACAACCATCCATGACAGTGTGGTTTGGAAATTCAGAAATGAAGCAGAGAAATATTTTACCGCTTCTCTTGGAAAAAAAATACATACTTTAAAGGAAATATCATTCAAAAATCTGACTCCTTTGTTTGGAGTATCAGATATCCGTTCATCATCTGAAAAGCGTTTTAATCTGATGCTTAAAGACCTTAATGATCAAATCGAATGGCTCAATACAATATTCGCACTCACCAATTCTGATTCTGAAAAATTTTTACTGGCACTTGATGTTTTTGAAAATGAATTAAATAATGAAATAAAAGCAGATACAGAGCAACGTTTCCAAAGATTACTGAGAGAAGAAATTCACCCTTTTTTACAAGGAAAACTGGAAGTGAGAACCCCCAGACCAGTGAAAGCTAAAATTCAGGATTATTTTTCTCAGCTACTGGCACAAACGGACCTGTTTTACAGCCACAGAAAAAATCTGGATGACTCTATTACCCTTGTCAACAGAAAACTGGCGGATATGTTGGATGAAAGCCAAATCAAAGCGCAGGAAATTTTCCCGCATTATTATGAAAGGTTTAAATCTGATGGTGTGGAGCATAATCTCTATATTGGGCAATCCATTTCTCCAGATCTGCATTATACCTCAAAAGTAGTTCACAAGCTGAGATATTGGCAACTGAAAACAATCTGCAAAATGGAGCTTGATTTTCAATCCTTTAAAGAAGACCTTCCTATTCCACTCGATATAGCGTCTCTGATCTTTGTTTATAATGAAAAAATAGATATTCGCTTCAGAATGGATGAAAAGCGTTTTGATGTAGACGGAGCCTATAATTCTTACTACGAGATCATTAAAAAACGTTTGGATAAAGCCCACGTAAAGGATTCTTCAGAACGTATTACTGCTCCCGGAAAAATTACCATCGTCTACTTCGGTATGGAAAATCAGAAAGAATATCTGGAATACGTTACCAAACTTCAGAAAAAAGGTATTCTGGAACATGATGTAGAATTTCTAAAGGTTGAAGACCTTCAGGGGATTACAGGACTGCTGGCATTGAGGGTTTCAATCACCCAAAGATAA
- the ruvX gene encoding Holliday junction resolvase RuvX, giving the protein MGQILAIDYGKARCGIAVTDDVQIIASGLETVDSRVLMEFLKKYFSENKVDEVVIGLPIDLKGNISEVETDILKFIEEFKKEFSDIAVHRFDERFTSKMASFFISQSGKSKKKRQEKGLIDKVSATIILQNFLEQKLR; this is encoded by the coding sequence ATGGGACAAATCCTTGCAATAGACTACGGAAAAGCCCGTTGTGGCATCGCTGTAACGGATGATGTACAGATTATAGCCAGTGGGCTGGAGACTGTAGATAGCCGTGTTTTAATGGAATTTTTAAAAAAATATTTCAGTGAAAATAAGGTGGATGAAGTAGTGATTGGACTTCCCATAGATTTGAAAGGAAATATTTCAGAGGTGGAAACCGATATTTTAAAATTCATTGAAGAATTTAAAAAAGAATTTTCGGATATTGCAGTCCATCGTTTTGATGAAAGATTTACTTCCAAAATGGCTTCATTCTTTATTTCCCAAAGCGGAAAAAGTAAGAAGAAAAGACAGGAAAAAGGATTAATAGATAAAGTAAGTGCAACCATCATATTGCAGAATTTTTTAGAACAAAAATTAAGATGA
- the mazG gene encoding nucleoside triphosphate pyrophosphohydrolase: MNTKQEKLEAFGRLLDIMDDLREKCPWDQKQTLQSLRHLTLEETYELSDAILQEDLQEIKKELGDVLLHLVFYSKIGSEKGSFDIADVINSLNEKLIFRHPHIYGDTEVKDEEEVKQNWEKLKLKEGNKSILGGVPKSLPSLVKAYRIQDKVKGIGFEFHDAEDAWKKVDEEIQEFHAETDLDKKEQELGDVFFSLINYARISGINPDSALERTNLKFISRFQKMEILAEEQDLKLSDMSLEEMDVLWERAKQLP; this comes from the coding sequence ATGAATACAAAACAGGAAAAATTAGAAGCTTTCGGAAGATTACTGGATATAATGGATGATTTGCGTGAGAAATGTCCATGGGATCAGAAACAGACGTTACAGTCTCTTAGGCATCTTACCCTTGAAGAAACGTATGAGCTTTCTGATGCCATTTTACAGGAAGATTTGCAGGAGATAAAAAAAGAATTGGGAGATGTACTGCTTCATCTGGTTTTTTATTCTAAAATAGGATCAGAAAAAGGAAGTTTTGACATTGCAGATGTTATTAATTCCCTTAATGAAAAACTAATTTTCCGTCATCCTCATATTTATGGCGATACTGAAGTGAAGGATGAAGAAGAAGTGAAACAGAATTGGGAGAAATTAAAATTGAAAGAAGGAAACAAGTCCATTTTAGGAGGAGTTCCGAAAAGTCTTCCAAGCTTGGTAAAAGCTTACAGAATCCAGGATAAAGTAAAAGGGATTGGTTTTGAATTCCACGATGCTGAAGATGCCTGGAAAAAGGTGGACGAGGAAATTCAGGAATTTCATGCAGAGACAGATCTGGATAAAAAGGAACAGGAACTTGGAGATGTATTTTTCTCATTGATTAATTATGCAAGAATTTCAGGAATTAATCCGGACTCTGCGCTGGAGAGAACCAACCTGAAGTTTATCTCAAGGTTTCAAAAGATGGAAATCCTTGCTGAAGAGCAGGATTTAAAACTTTCGGACATGTCTCTTGAAGAAATGGATGTTCTCTGGGAAAGAGCAAAACAACTGCCATAA